ATCAATCTTCTTTAGCTTCATTTTCAGCTTACCAATGTCATTACCCTTTTTCTTGGtatcatcaagcttcttcacatcttttcctttcttttcttcctttttctctgtttcttcatcACCATCTTCATCTTTTGACCCTGCTAtgtttttctcttcttcatcctttgtttttttctttttctttgggtcttttttcttgttcttcttacTTTTCTTCCCTTCTTCACCCTTCCGGCcttcttctttattttggtTCTCTTCTTCACTACCATTATCTCCCTCGGTGTCTTTTCTATTCTTAGTTTTCTTGTCCTTGGACTTGCCTTCCTCTCCTTCAGCTCCTGGTTCTTCAAATTTAATATCTCTGGacaacacttcaacttcaaggtttttctcattcttcttatcttctttgttatctttttcgcctttctccttcttctttttctgctTCTTTTCTCCTTCATCCTCATTGTCTGCTTCTTTCTCACATTTCTCATCAGTTTCCTTTTTCTTCATCTTATCTttactcttcttcttttcctcctTGTGATCTTCatccttctctttcttttccgCTTTTTCTTCTTCATGCTCATCCTTCTCTCCTTTTTTCagcttcttttctttcttatcCTTGGATTCTTCTTTCAGTTTCTTCTCTTTGtctttctttttgtcttttCCGTCTGCACCTGATTCatccttctctttcttttccccttcttcttcttcatgctcatccttttctccttttttcagtttcttttctttcttatctttggattcTTCTTTCGGTTTCTTCTCTTTATCTTTCTTCTTGTCTTTTCCATCTGC
The nucleotide sequence above comes from Brassica napus cultivar Da-Ae chromosome A9, Da-Ae, whole genome shotgun sequence. Encoded proteins:
- the LOC106432608 gene encoding DNA ligase 1-like codes for the protein MSSNQENVKKEKLHVTMKTQEVDPDEKGEKVEVEMEVKAKSTEKVKIKDDEKSKDEKEKEKTKVKDEVEEDKHAEKKDEKREGHGDMETEEHDKKQKKKNKNKEKKDEDVSQGNEEFEDDKEGKKKVNKEKKTKEDSKGDKKKKKNEEKDEPEEKTEVKKKKEKKDADVKVEDTEKEHKKKKKDKEKKDEDVSQEEEEGNKKKKKDKDESGADGKDKKKDKEKKPKEESKDKKEKKLKKGEKDEHEEEEGEKKEKDESGADGKDKKKDKEKKLKEESKDKKEKKLKKGEKDEHEEEKAEKKEKDEDHKEEKKKSKDKMKKKETDEKCEKEADNEDEGEKKQKKKKEKGEKDNKEDKKNEKNLEVEVLSRDIKFEEPGAEGEEGKSKDKKTKNRKDTEGDNGSEEENQNKEEGRKGEEGKKSKKNKKKDPKKKKKTKDEEEKNIAGSKDEDGDEETEKKEEKKGKDVKKLDDTKKKGNDIGKLKMKLKKIDEKIGALMEKKAEIVNQIKDAEGLGKGEQEGVKHE